The Pseudodesulfovibrio cashew genomic sequence ATTTTTGGGATGTCCGGCCCATGCTTTGCTGCCTTGAATGCGGAGTTGCATAGGGCAATTCTTGCCATTTTGGCGCGTTAACGTGAAAGGAGGGCATCATGAGCATCTCGGCAGTGGGTTCGGGGATATCCGGCTCCGGCTTTGACCTTGAGCAGATGGCCGGTTCGTATCGGAATCGAGGGCCGGACACGGATGAAATGGCGTCTTTTATCGTCGAACAGGACGATGCGGACGGCGATGGGCTATTAAGCCTTGAGGAAACGCCGCTTGACGAGGAGCGGTTCAATTCCATCGATGAGGATGGCGACGGCTTTATTTCAGCCGAGGAATTAAGTTCCGATGCGGCATCCCGCATGCAGGAGCAGAACACGATGATGGGCAGCTTGAACATGCGTATGCAGGGAATTGACCCTGCCGAAATGGCTGCTTCCATTGTGGAGAAGGATGACGCCGACGGCGACGGCATGTTGAGCCTGGATGAGACGCCGCTTGACGAAGACCTCTTCAATTCCATCGACGCTGACGGCGATGGCTTCATCACCGCTGACGAATTGAGCGCCGACATGGAAGAGAAGGCGTCCCAGGGTGTATCCGCCCCGCCAGCGGGAGCCGAATCCCAGGCCGCTGCGGCCATGGGCGGCGGGTCTGCTTCGGGAACGGAATCAAGCAGTGAGAGTGATGAGGAATATGACGCCTACGATCTTAACGAAGACGGTGTGGTTACCTTTGACGAACTGCTTCAAGCCTTCCGGGGCGGCGACAACAGCCTGACGTCCATGTTCCAGAGCATGGGAGACCTCGGCTCGGAGTCCCTGCGTCGTTACGCCATGGAAGCGTACCAGGCGCAGATGGGCTAAACGCGCACATCCGGAAAAGCCGCCGGATTTCGCATTTTGTCACAGTATGGTGATGATTGATCAGAGCGACTGCCACGCTCTTTCCGGCGGTTTTCTTGCCGTGAATGGACATGCGTTAGGACGTATGTCCATTCACGAAATATTTCGTGTCAGGATGAAAACGGACCGCGAGGACAAGCCCATGCTCCGTTTGGATTGGGGAGAGGGCTTCTTAGTATTTTGGGCCGCGAGGGCGTGTATCGTGAAAGAGGTATATTCGGCGCAGGGCTTCGCAGGCTTCGATGGAATAATACACGGCGAAAGCACCGCAGAAGTAGGTCACCATGTCGTTTTTCGAGTGCAGGGAGCCTAGGTAGAGCAAAAACATTAGGTATTTCGATCGAATGAATTTTCGAAGCTCCACTCCGAGCTCATTCGCGTAGACAGCCAGAGCGATGAAGATCAGGTATGAGCTGGAAAAAACCACCATGGCCGGTCCCCAGGCGCCGAAGTGGTATATGGCTGCGGCAGGCAGGAATACTACCCCCAACTGGTCCACGACGATGTCGATGAGCGATCCCCCCGCATGGGCGCTGCCCAAGCGGCGGGCAAGCGGTCCGTCTATTCCGTCGCAAAACACGTGCAAGGCCATGAAGAACGTGGCTGTGTACGCGTAGTCATGCGGAAGGACACAGGCCAACAGCAGGAAGACAACGCCAATGATGGATATCTGGTTTGCCGTGGCTCCCAGCGAAACCAACAAAGTGATGACGGGGGAGAAAAGTCTGTCGCGTTTGGCGGCGAAAGCCATTTGCTTGGCGCGTTCTTCTTCGTTGAAATAATCCATGGGACGTATTGGTTATAGCGACGGGGTGGAGCTGGAGCAGGCACTTGAGACAAGCCCAGTTGGTGGGGTGTTGGAAATAGCCAGCCATTTCCCCAGCGTATCCCGGACCACGCACTTCCCCTTTGCGTATCTCATATGTGGCCGAGAATCTTTGAGCGCCAGCGGCTTGTTCCTTGTGGATGTTCCGTGAGTGTACATATGAACTTGTAGATCGATTTTAGGCATAAACTCTATCAGCAGAGACCAGAAAGTTCAAAAAAAGGTCGTAAGCCGAGTCAAATCAGATTGTTCCAACTCTCCGAAACTGTCAACCAGTAAGGATTGAACAGTGTGGTGTCGGGCGCAAAATCGTATGGCGTGATCAATCTTAACAAGAAAAAGGGGGTACGAAAAACTTCGTACCCCCAAAAATATGGCGGAGAGGGTGGGATTCGAACCCACGTGACGGTTACTCACCGCCAACTCGATTTCGAGTCGAGCGCGTTACGGCCGGACTTCGCTACCTCTCCTGGTGGCTTGCGCCGATGTGAAGTGGCTATATAAACAGACTCGGCGCGGCTGGCAAGAACTTTTGCCTGTCGCGCCAAGGTGTTTTCGGAATTACAGGTGTTCCAGGTCATGGTGGTCGCAGTCGTGGTGGTCGCAGGTGATCAGGTTGTCCTGCAGGTCGCCGGCGATCCATTTGGCGGCAACGTCCTGGATAGAGCCGGAGCAGCCGCGCACCACCTGGATGCCGCTGCCCTGGAGGATGTTCACGGCGCCTTGGCCCATGTTGCCGGCGAGCATGATCTTTACGCCTTTTTCCGCAAGGATCGGGGCAATGTTCGATTTGCAGCCGCAGCCCTCGGGGGAGTCCATAGCTTCGATTTTGACGATATTCTTTTCATCGTCCAGGGTCATCAGCGTGTAGTGGTCGCAATGACCGAAATGGTCGTCAATCTGCCCGTCACGGGTGGGAAGCGCTATCTTCATCTCTATTCTCCTATGGTTATGATCCGCCTTGGCGACATGTAAGTTCGATTTCGGCGCTGTAAAGAGCGGCGGGAGGAAAATGTTATCGTTTCCGTTTTTCCAGGAAAAAGCGTTTCAGCAGGGTGGAGCATTCCGACTCCATGACGCCGTGCAGGGTCCAGACCTTGTGGTTGGTGAAAGGCAGGGCGCTGCCGTCCATATTGGTGACCAGTGCTCCGGCCCTTGGGTCCAGTGCGCCCATGACCACACCTGTGACGCGGGCATGCAGGATCGCACCAGTACACATCAGGCACGGCTCCAGGGTCACGGCCAGAATGGTTCCTGGCAGGCGGTAATTTCCCATGGCTTCACCGGCCCGGCGTAGACAGAGTACTTCGGCGTGCCCGGTGGGGTCGTTCAGCGAGATGGGACGGTTGTGCGCCTTGGCGATGAGCTCGCCCGATGAAGAGAACAGGGCGGCCCCGATGGGGGCCTCACCTTCTGCCGCCGCCTTGCAGGCCTCCCTAAAGGCCACGTCCATCAGCGCGCGCCAGTCCATGCCGGCGGGCGGAGTTGGAATCGCAGGAGAGGCCAAACGCGTCTCCGGCTATTGGTTCTTCAGGTAGTTCACGCCCGCTTCCAGCATGGCCAGGCCGAGCGGCATGTTCGGATCGGTGCCGCGCGTCCAGGACGGATGGTTGGTCGGGTGGTTGTACGCTTCCGGGTGGGGCATGAGGCCGAGGATGCGGCCCGTGGGGTCGGTCAGACCGGCGATGCCCAGGGGTGAACCATTGGGATTCAGCGGGTATTCCTGAGTCGGTTCTCCGGTCTTCGGATCGACGTACTGAACCGCGTGCAGGTTGTTGTCGAGAATCGCCTGGAGCATGGCGTCATCCATGGGGATGATCTTGCCTTCTCCGTGACGGATGGGCACGTCAAGGTATTCGATACCCTTGGTAAAGACGCACGGGGAATTCGGGTTGGTTTTGAGACGGACCCAGCGGTCTTCGAACCTGCCGGAATCATTGTAGGAAAGGGAGACCTGGCGTTCAAAGTACTTTCCGCCGACGGCCGGGAGCAGGCCAAGCTTGCAGAGCAGCTGGAAACCATTGCAGATGCCGAGGATGAGCCCGCCCTTGTCAAAGAAGGTCTTGAGCTGATCCAGAACGGGGTTGCCGTCTTCGGTGGTGGCCCAACGCCAGCGCAGGGCCGCGGCCTGGGCAGCGCCGAGGTCGTCGCCGTCCAGAAACCCGCCGGGGCAGAGGAGGAAGTTGTACTTGTCCATGGTCACGTGGCCGGCGGCGAGATCGGAAAAATACACCACATCCGCGTTGTCGGCACCCGCCTTCTTCAGCGCATGGGCAGATTCCTCGTGGCAGTTGGTGCCGTATCCGGTAATAACAAGGGCATTGACGCGAGCCATGAAATTCTCCTCTTCGTATTGACTTTGTTGCTGTACCCTGCAAAATTTGCGAAGCAGCGTTTGCTGCGCCATTACATACGTGCCAGGCGCGCCACAGTCAACATGGAGAGTCCATGGGCGCACTCACTTTATATCCTTATAATTCAATTACTACGAAGGGGTTCTCGGTCATATGAAAACCAAGTTCATATTTATTACGGGCGGTGTGCTGTCCTCACTCGGCAAAGGACTCGCTGCCGCGTCCATCGGAGCACTGCTCCAGGCGCGTGGTCTTAAGGCGACAATCCAGAAGCTCGATCCATACATCAACGTCGATCCCGGTACCATGAACCCCTTCCAGCACGGCGAAGTCTACGTCACCGATGACGGCGCCGAGACCGACCTCGATCTGGGCCACTACGAGCGTTACCTGGGCACCGCCCTGAGCCAGCAGAACAACTACACCTCCGGCTCCATTTACAACTCGGTCATCCAGAAGGAGCGGCGTGGCGATTACCTCGGCGGCACAGTGCAGGTCATCCCGCATGTCACTGACGCAATTAAAGAGGCTGTCATCAACCTGCCCAACGGCGAGGATGTGGCGCTCATCGAGATCGGCGGCACTGTGGGCGACATCGAGGGGCAGCCCTTCCTGGAGGCCATTCGTCAGCTCAAGAACGATCTGGGCAAGGAAAACGTCCTGTACATCCACCTGACCCTGGTGCCCTACATCCGTGTCGCAGGCGAGCTGAAGACCAAGCCCACCCAGCACTCCGTCAAGGAACTGCGCAGCGTCGGCATCCAGCCCGACATCATCATCGGTCGCTCCGAGGTGGAGCTTGAGGAAGATCTCAAGAAAAAGATTGCTCTGTTCTGCGACGTGGACCAGGACGCCGTTTTCTCCGGCGTGGACGTCTCCTGCATTTACGAGGTTCCCCTGAAATTTTACGAAGAAGGCGTTGACCAGAAGATCGCCATCCTGCTCAAGCTCCCGGCCAAGAATGCCGAGCTGACCCCCTGGGAAACCCTGGTGCATACGCTCCAGAACCCCAAGGGTTCCGTGAAGATCGGTGTTGTCGGCAAGTACGTCGACCTGACCGAGGCATACAAGAGCCTGCATGAAGCCCTGGTGCACGGCGGCGTTGCCAATGAAGTTAAAGTAGAACTTGAATATGTGAACTCCGAGAAGATCACGCCCAAGAATGTTGAAAAGAAACTCAAGGGGTTGGATGGTATTCTCGTTCCCGGCGGTTTCGGCTCCCGAGGCGTGGAAGGCAAGATTCTGGCCATCAAGTACGCCCGAGAGAACAAGGTCCCGTTCTTCGGCATCTGTCTGGGTATGCAGTGCGCCTGCATCGAGTTCGCGCGCAACGTCATCGGACTGGAGAATGCCAACTCCGAAGAGTTCGATCCGACCACTGACAACAACATCATCTACCTGATGAAGGAGTGGTTCGACTTCCGTACCAAGAAGACCGAAGTCCGGGATGAGGAATCGGATAAGGGCGGTACCATGCGCCTGGGTTCCTACCCCTGCAAGCTCAAGAAGGACACGGTGGCCCACGCCGCATACCAGACCGTCAACATCGACGAGCGCCACCGCCATCGCTTCGAGTTCAACAACAAGTTCATCGAAGCCTTCGAGGAAAACGGCATGATCCTTTCCGGCACCGCGCCGGACGAATCCCTGGTGGAGATCGTGGAATACCCTGATCATCCCTGGTTCCTGGGTTGTCAGTTCCATCCCGAATTCAAGTCCAATCCCATGAAGCCGCATCCGTTGTTCCGCGAGTTCATCAAAGCTGCCAAGCTGGATAAGCAGAAGAGGGGCAACTAGTTGGCAAATAAAGATTTATATGCCGTAAGCCGGTCCGGTCCGTTCATTCTGGCCGGACCGTGCGTCATTGAGAGCCGGGAAATCGTGCTGCGTACGGCGGCCACGCTGGCCGACATCGCGGCGAGGCTCGAGCTTACGCTGGTCTTCAAGAGTTCTTTCGACAAGGCCAACCGCACTTCGGTGACCAGTTTCCGGGGGCCGGGCATGGACGAGGGATTGTCCATACTGGCCGAGGTCAAGCGTGAGACCGGGTTGCCCGTTGTCACGGACATCCATCACCCCGAGCAGGCCGCGCCCGTGGCCGAGGTTGCGGACGTCTTGCAGATCCCCGCTTTCCTCTGCCGACAGACCGACCTGCTGGTGGCGGCCGCCGCGACCGGGCGGGTGATCAACATCAAGAAGGGGCAGTTCCTGGCGCCGTGGGATATGAAAAACGCGGTGGACAAGGTCCGCGCCTCGGGCAATGACCGGGTGTGGCTCACCGAACGCGGTTCTACTTACGGCTACAATAATTTGGTGGTGGACATGCGCTCCATTCCGGAAATGAGCAAGTTTGACGTCCCGGTGGTTTTTGATGCCACCCATTCGGTGCAGTTGCCGGGCGGACTTGGCGGCAAGTCGGGAGGGCAGCGTGAATACGTTCCGGTGCTGGCCTCGGCTGCCGTGGCCGCCGGAGCCGACGGCGTGTTCATGGAAACCCATCCCGACCCGGACACGGCTCTGTGCGACGGGCCCAACAGCCTGCCGCTGGACGAGGCCGAGGCGTTGCTGAAACGGCTCAAGGCGATCTGGGAGTTGAATCATGGTTGATCGCGCGCTTGAGTTGGCGAAAAACATCAAGTTGATCGTTCTCGACGTGGACGGCGTTCTCACCGACGGCGGCCTGTATTTCGGCGACGACGGCTTGATCATGAAGCGGTTCAACGTCCAGGACGGTTTCGGCATCAAGCTGGCCCAGTCGGCCGGGTTGCATATCGGAGTTATCACCGGTCTGAACCAGAAGCCGGTTGAGCGGCGGGTGAGTGAGCTTGGCATCACGCTCTATTCGCCCGGCCATCACCACAAGGTCGCGCCGTTTCTGGCTATGTGCGAATCATTGGGTATCCAACCGGAACAGGCCGCGTTCATGGGCGATGACTGGATCGATCTCGGCGTCATGTCCAAGGCGGGCCTGGCGTTGTCCGTTCCCAACGGGTTGCCCGAAGTCATTGAAGCAGCAGACTGGGTTTCGGCTCGCAAGGGTGGTGAAGGAGCCGTGCGCGAGGCCATCGGCTTCATTCTTGAAGCGCAGGGATTGCTGGAAGACGCCAAAAAACAATGGGTTGAATAGATGAGAAAGCGTCCGGCGCTCTCCATTCTGATCATCTTTGCCGTGGGTATGACCATCGGCATCGCGGTCAAGACCTATTTTTTCAGTGATCCGCTGGTGATGGAACAACCGGCTCCGTCCACTGCCGACATGAGCCGTGAGGAGTTGCTCAACCAGGCGGACATCGTCGCTGAAGACATTGAACTGGTCCAGGGGAAGCAGGGGGCCATGACATGGAAACTCCTTGCCAAGACCGCAAAATACAACCAAAAGAGAAAGTTGATCGGCGTGACGCGCCCCCAACTCACCGCTTATTTCGGCGAAGACCGCAAGGAGGTCTACGTCAAGGCGGACCGGGGTGAGGTGGACCAGTCTAACGATAACCTGACGCTCTACGACAACATCACCGGGCGGTTCGGGGACATGGAATTGGTTGCCCAGTATCTGGATTACGTGGGAGCTATCAAGAAGGTTTACCTCAAGGGCGGCGTGACGGTGCGACGGCCCGACATGACGTTGACGGCCACTGCCGTAGAGATCGACCTTGTCAGCCGGGAATTGACGGCGGCAGGCGACGTCAAGGCGCTCATGGCCCCCGGCGGAATGCGGGATCTGCCATTCAACCAGTAGACAAAGGAGCGGGACTCCGATGAAAAAGATATATGCCATGGCGCTGACATTGCTATGCGGCCTGTTTGTCACCGGTGCGGCTCTCGCCGCCGACTGGGGAGAGATTCGCGTCGCCAAAAGCAACTTGAATGTGCGGGAGGGGCGTTCTCCCAAGACGGAGCACGTCCTCACCCTCGCCAAGGGGCAACGGGTCAAGGTCGACTTTCTCAAGGAGGGCTGGGTGGCTGTTTTCAATCTAAACGAACCCACCCGTGACGAATCCCGCGCCATCGGTTACGCCAACGACAAGTATCTCGAACGGGTAGAAGCGGCGCCTCAGGCTGCACCCAAAAGCGAGGAAAAGCCGGTCGTGGCGGAAGCCGAGGGAGAGGGTGAGGTTGTGGCAAACGTGGCCTCCGCACCGCCTTCGGCTACGGAAAACCTCGGCGTGGATTCCAATCGCATCCCGGTGAAGATATCTGCGGACAGGATGGTCTACGACGAGAGCGGAAAAGTGGTTTCCTTCGTGGGGAACGTGGTGGCGGAACACGGCGGCCTGACCCTTTGGGCAGATAAGCTCTCCGCCTATCTGTCGTCCAGCACCGGCAAGAAGTTTTCCGCAGACTCCATCGACCGCATCGTGGCCGACGGGAACGTCCGGGCCAAGAAGGGCAAGTCCGAGGGTGAGGCTGGTCGCGTGACCTATTTTGTTGCCAAGCAGATCCTCAAGATGGAGCAAAACCCCAAACTTCAGGACGGTCCCAACAGCCTGACCGGCGACGTCATCAATTTTTACGTTCGTGAGAACCGCAGCGAAGTGATCGGCGGCAACGGACAGCGCGTCAAGGCCATCTTCATGGCGCCGAGCAAGCTCAAGGTGCAATAGATGCAGTCAGGACTGGTCGCCACCAATCTCTCCAAGCGCTACGGCCAGAAAGAGGTCGTGCACGGCATTAATCTCGAATTGCACCCCAAGGAGGTCGTCGGGTTGCTTGGTCCCAACGGAGCGGGCAAGACCACGACGTTTTACATGCTTGTGGGCATCGTCAAGCCCAACACCGGCCAGGTGGTCCTCAGCGGCACCCAGCTTACGGAGAAGCCGCTGCACGAGCGGGCGCGCATGGGGGTAAGCTATCTGCCGCAGGAGAGCTCCATCTTCAAGAAGCTCTCGGTCCGGCAGAATCTGGAGATCATTCTCGAGCAGACGTCCCTCAATACCGCGGCCCAGAAGCGCCGGGCCGAGGAACTCATGGAGATGTTCACCATTACCAAGCTGGCGGACCAGGCGGCAATGTTCCTCTCGGGCGGAGAGCGCCGCAGACTGGAAATCGCCAGGGCTTTGATAATGGACCCTCAGTTCATTCTCCTGGACGAACCTTTTGCCGGGATTGATCCCATCGCCGTCATCGATATTCAGGAGATCATTTCCGTGCTCAAATCCATGGGCATCGGCATTCTTATTTCCGACCACAACGTTCGGGAAACACTCAATATTTGTGACCGTGCGTATCTTGTGTACGAGGGGACCGTCATCCTTGAGGGGACGCCTGCAGAGATCGTGCAGGATAGCCGCGCTCGTCAGATCTATCTTGGCGAAGACTTCCGCCTGTAACGCCTTTTCGGCACCTTTTTTACCTTTGGTGATTTACACCGTCATGAAAGGTTGGTACAATTCTTTCATGTGCCATATCTTCCACTTTTAATTCAATACTCACAACGAGTTAGCAGGATGTTCTTGCAACATTCCTCTCAATGTGGCATAGTTTATCTCAAGAAATCCAACTTCAATGATGGAAAAAGTATTTTGCAGATAGAATTGTATATATGCGCGTTTGCCGCGGATGAGGCCTGATAACTATGGGCCTTGAACTCAGGCAACAACTCAAGCTTTCTCAGCAGCTGGTCATGACGCCCCAGTTGCAGCAGGCCATCAAACTGCTGCAGCTTTCCCGTCTTGAGCTTCTGGAAACGGTGCAGCAGGAACTCATGGAGAATCCATTTCTCGATGAGACCGAGACCGAGACCGAGATTCGGGAGAAGGAAACCCTGACCGAATCCCAGGCCGAGGAAGAGCTTGTACGCACAGCCGACTGGGAAAATTACCTGGGCGAGTTCTCCAGTACCTCCAAGCAGGCCATGGCTCGTGACTCCGAGGTGCCGGAAGAGGGGCTTTCCTTTGAGGCTCGGCTGGCATCCAAGCCCTCACTTGAAGGGCATCTCAACTGGCAGATGCGGCTTTCCAATTTTACCGAACGGGAAGTGGCCATCGGTGAAACCGTTATCGGCAATGTGGACCACAACGGGTACCTCCAGGCCTCCAACGAAGAGATCATGTCCATGGTTTCGGCCACTGAGGAGGAGATCGATTCCGTGATCGAGCGGATCAAGCGTCTCGATCCCGTTGGTGTGGGCGCGCGTACTCCTCAGGAGTGTCTGCTCGTCCAGATGGAGGTACTCGGTTACGATGACCCCATTCTCGAGTCGCTGGTCAGGGATCACCTTGAGGACCTGGAAAAGAACCGTTACAAGCCCCTGGCGCGAAAGTTCAAGATTTCCATGGAAGAACTCAAGGAATACCTTGATCTCCTCCAGACCTTGGATCCCATGCCGGGCACCAATTTTTCTTCCACCGAGCCGCATTACGTCAGCCCTGACGTCTTCGTCTACAAGTACGGCGACGAGTTCGTGATCATTCTCAACGAGGATGGTCTGCCTCGCTTGCAGATGAATTCTTTTTACATGGATTCCATGAAAGGCGCCAAAGACAAGGAAAAGGACTATTTTCAGGAAAAGATGCGTTCTGCCGCATGGTTGATGAAAAGTCTGTACCAACGCCAAAGAACCTTGTATAAAGTAGTTGAGAGTATTGTCCGTTTTCAACGGGAGTTCTTTGAAGAGGGCGTAACCAAGCTCAGACCATTGATACTTAAGGAGGTTGCCGAAGATATCGAGATGCACGAGTCCACGGTGAGCCGCATTACCACAAGCAAGTATGTGTCCACGCCGCACGGTATTTTCGAGTTGAAGTTCTTCTTCAACAGTGCGCTGGATTTGAATGACGGTTCCCAGGTGGGTTCGGAAAGCGTCAAGGCGCTCATCAAGCAGATGATCGCCGAGGAAGATGCGAAGAAACCACTGAGCGATGAAAAAATCGGCGAGATACTGAAGGAGAAGCTGGATGTTAACATCGCCCGGCGCACCGTCGCCAAGTATCGTTCTGCAATGGGTATCGCCTCATCTTCAAAGCGCAAGCAATACTTCTGATCTTGTTGGACTTATAACCAGGAGGTAGAGTATGAACATAAGCTTCACTTTCAAGAACTTCGACCCGTCTGATCATCTCAAGGGTTATGCGCAGAAGCGTTTTGAAAAGGTGGCCAAGTTCGTTTCCGACTCCGAGGCCGATCTTCAGGTGAACCTGCTGGTCGACAAGTTCCGCCATAAGGCAGATGTCATTCTCAACGCGGACGCAATCCATATATCGGCATATGAAGACTCCGAAGACATGTATTCCACCATCGACATGGTGCTCGACAAGCTCGAGGCGCAACTGCGAAGGATGCGCG encodes the following:
- a CDS encoding EF-hand domain-containing protein; the encoded protein is MSISAVGSGISGSGFDLEQMAGSYRNRGPDTDEMASFIVEQDDADGDGLLSLEETPLDEERFNSIDEDGDGFISAEELSSDAASRMQEQNTMMGSLNMRMQGIDPAEMAASIVEKDDADGDGMLSLDETPLDEDLFNSIDADGDGFITADELSADMEEKASQGVSAPPAGAESQAAAAMGGGSASGTESSSESDEEYDAYDLNEDGVVTFDELLQAFRGGDNSLTSMFQSMGDLGSESLRRYAMEAYQAQMG
- a CDS encoding CDP-alcohol phosphatidyltransferase family protein, producing MDYFNEEERAKQMAFAAKRDRLFSPVITLLVSLGATANQISIIGVVFLLLACVLPHDYAYTATFFMALHVFCDGIDGPLARRLGSAHAGGSLIDIVVDQLGVVFLPAAAIYHFGAWGPAMVVFSSSYLIFIALAVYANELGVELRKFIRSKYLMFLLYLGSLHSKNDMVTYFCGAFAVYYSIEACEALRRIYLFHDTRPRGPKY
- a CDS encoding NifB/NifX family molybdenum-iron cluster-binding protein, whose protein sequence is MKIALPTRDGQIDDHFGHCDHYTLMTLDDEKNIVKIEAMDSPEGCGCKSNIAPILAEKGVKIMLAGNMGQGAVNILQGSGIQVVRGCSGSIQDVAAKWIAGDLQDNLITCDHHDCDHHDLEHL
- a CDS encoding nucleoside deaminase, translated to MDWRALMDVAFREACKAAAEGEAPIGAALFSSSGELIAKAHNRPISLNDPTGHAEVLCLRRAGEAMGNYRLPGTILAVTLEPCLMCTGAILHARVTGVVMGALDPRAGALVTNMDGSALPFTNHKVWTLHGVMESECSTLLKRFFLEKRKR
- a CDS encoding phosphoribosylformylglycinamidine synthase subunit PurQ — translated: MARVNALVITGYGTNCHEESAHALKKAGADNADVVYFSDLAAGHVTMDKYNFLLCPGGFLDGDDLGAAQAAALRWRWATTEDGNPVLDQLKTFFDKGGLILGICNGFQLLCKLGLLPAVGGKYFERQVSLSYNDSGRFEDRWVRLKTNPNSPCVFTKGIEYLDVPIRHGEGKIIPMDDAMLQAILDNNLHAVQYVDPKTGEPTQEYPLNPNGSPLGIAGLTDPTGRILGLMPHPEAYNHPTNHPSWTRGTDPNMPLGLAMLEAGVNYLKNQ
- a CDS encoding CTP synthase, which codes for MKTKFIFITGGVLSSLGKGLAAASIGALLQARGLKATIQKLDPYINVDPGTMNPFQHGEVYVTDDGAETDLDLGHYERYLGTALSQQNNYTSGSIYNSVIQKERRGDYLGGTVQVIPHVTDAIKEAVINLPNGEDVALIEIGGTVGDIEGQPFLEAIRQLKNDLGKENVLYIHLTLVPYIRVAGELKTKPTQHSVKELRSVGIQPDIIIGRSEVELEEDLKKKIALFCDVDQDAVFSGVDVSCIYEVPLKFYEEGVDQKIAILLKLPAKNAELTPWETLVHTLQNPKGSVKIGVVGKYVDLTEAYKSLHEALVHGGVANEVKVELEYVNSEKITPKNVEKKLKGLDGILVPGGFGSRGVEGKILAIKYARENKVPFFGICLGMQCACIEFARNVIGLENANSEEFDPTTDNNIIYLMKEWFDFRTKKTEVRDEESDKGGTMRLGSYPCKLKKDTVAHAAYQTVNIDERHRHRFEFNNKFIEAFEENGMILSGTAPDESLVEIVEYPDHPWFLGCQFHPEFKSNPMKPHPLFREFIKAAKLDKQKRGN
- the kdsA gene encoding 3-deoxy-8-phosphooctulonate synthase, whose amino-acid sequence is MANKDLYAVSRSGPFILAGPCVIESREIVLRTAATLADIAARLELTLVFKSSFDKANRTSVTSFRGPGMDEGLSILAEVKRETGLPVVTDIHHPEQAAPVAEVADVLQIPAFLCRQTDLLVAAAATGRVINIKKGQFLAPWDMKNAVDKVRASGNDRVWLTERGSTYGYNNLVVDMRSIPEMSKFDVPVVFDATHSVQLPGGLGGKSGGQREYVPVLASAAVAAGADGVFMETHPDPDTALCDGPNSLPLDEAEALLKRLKAIWELNHG
- a CDS encoding KdsC family phosphatase — protein: MVDRALELAKNIKLIVLDVDGVLTDGGLYFGDDGLIMKRFNVQDGFGIKLAQSAGLHIGVITGLNQKPVERRVSELGITLYSPGHHHKVAPFLAMCESLGIQPEQAAFMGDDWIDLGVMSKAGLALSVPNGLPEVIEAADWVSARKGGEGAVREAIGFILEAQGLLEDAKKQWVE
- the lptC gene encoding LPS export ABC transporter periplasmic protein LptC, translated to MRKRPALSILIIFAVGMTIGIAVKTYFFSDPLVMEQPAPSTADMSREELLNQADIVAEDIELVQGKQGAMTWKLLAKTAKYNQKRKLIGVTRPQLTAYFGEDRKEVYVKADRGEVDQSNDNLTLYDNITGRFGDMELVAQYLDYVGAIKKVYLKGGVTVRRPDMTLTATAVEIDLVSRELTAAGDVKALMAPGGMRDLPFNQ
- the lptA gene encoding lipopolysaccharide transport periplasmic protein LptA, encoding MKKIYAMALTLLCGLFVTGAALAADWGEIRVAKSNLNVREGRSPKTEHVLTLAKGQRVKVDFLKEGWVAVFNLNEPTRDESRAIGYANDKYLERVEAAPQAAPKSEEKPVVAEAEGEGEVVANVASAPPSATENLGVDSNRIPVKISADRMVYDESGKVVSFVGNVVAEHGGLTLWADKLSAYLSSSTGKKFSADSIDRIVADGNVRAKKGKSEGEAGRVTYFVAKQILKMEQNPKLQDGPNSLTGDVINFYVRENRSEVIGGNGQRVKAIFMAPSKLKVQ
- the lptB gene encoding LPS export ABC transporter ATP-binding protein; this encodes MQSGLVATNLSKRYGQKEVVHGINLELHPKEVVGLLGPNGAGKTTTFYMLVGIVKPNTGQVVLSGTQLTEKPLHERARMGVSYLPQESSIFKKLSVRQNLEIILEQTSLNTAAQKRRAEELMEMFTITKLADQAAMFLSGGERRRLEIARALIMDPQFILLDEPFAGIDPIAVIDIQEIISVLKSMGIGILISDHNVRETLNICDRAYLVYEGTVILEGTPAEIVQDSRARQIYLGEDFRL
- the rpoN gene encoding RNA polymerase factor sigma-54, whose amino-acid sequence is MGLELRQQLKLSQQLVMTPQLQQAIKLLQLSRLELLETVQQELMENPFLDETETETEIREKETLTESQAEEELVRTADWENYLGEFSSTSKQAMARDSEVPEEGLSFEARLASKPSLEGHLNWQMRLSNFTEREVAIGETVIGNVDHNGYLQASNEEIMSMVSATEEEIDSVIERIKRLDPVGVGARTPQECLLVQMEVLGYDDPILESLVRDHLEDLEKNRYKPLARKFKISMEELKEYLDLLQTLDPMPGTNFSSTEPHYVSPDVFVYKYGDEFVIILNEDGLPRLQMNSFYMDSMKGAKDKEKDYFQEKMRSAAWLMKSLYQRQRTLYKVVESIVRFQREFFEEGVTKLRPLILKEVAEDIEMHESTVSRITTSKYVSTPHGIFELKFFFNSALDLNDGSQVGSESVKALIKQMIAEEDAKKPLSDEKIGEILKEKLDVNIARRTVAKYRSAMGIASSSKRKQYF
- the hpf gene encoding ribosome hibernation-promoting factor, HPF/YfiA family, whose amino-acid sequence is MNISFTFKNFDPSDHLKGYAQKRFEKVAKFVSDSEADLQVNLLVDKFRHKADVILNADAIHISAYEDSEDMYSTIDMVLDKLEAQLRRMREKMKDRPRQARGNKVMMNFLSFEETAGVSGPTIVGTDSYEAKPMSVDEAAEQLNSLDNEFLVFLNAETEGVNVIYKRKNGDYGLIDPGH